From the genome of Papaver somniferum cultivar HN1 chromosome 2, ASM357369v1, whole genome shotgun sequence, one region includes:
- the LOC113352026 gene encoding F-box protein At4g09920-like, translated as MEESIDRISNLPDDIIDHILSFLDMKYVVRTSLLSSGWKDTWTSVSTLYFCTSEFMSSETKEVLPFVRFLDRVLMYKGLSSIEEFHLYWDNKSNEIAKNLDTWIIVALKHSVQRLTIEIEYNENLTFRPPHRLFKFSSLTSLVLDFNGSQVVLPDSMCLPRVEYLDLCNIRIDDVKILNKLLSSCPVLEDLILRDIVARNTDGVSVIESSHLQYLEIVTCNMAKIFKLSTPSLESFICTDYMIQEYSLGNLPSLVTVSINMVIKKIEAEEEGDAIEEKLYPEHMMKYLTAVNNVEKLTLLSDVFQSNVAEDGEVGLLSCGLSHLKYIEIKGMKGCDNELKFVGLVLKEAVVLEEMDLCFSNPEGSPDATESPDESNLIEKYIRKLRALPNVQKFIGKLRALTNVSSCSIMLILSSE; from the exons ATGGAGGAAAGCATAGATAGGATCAGCAATTTACCAGATGACATAATTGATCACATACTGTCTTTTTTGGACATGAAATATGTAGTCCGAACCAGCCTTTTGTCCAGTGGATGGAAAGATACGTGGACCTCGGTTTCCACTCTATACTTCTGCACCAGTGAATTCATGAGTTCTGAAACTAAAGAGGTACTTCCTTTTGTGAGATTTCTTGACAGGGTACTCATGTACAAAGGCTTATCCAGCATAGAGGAATTTCATCTTTACTGGGATAATAAATCTAATGAGATAGCAAAAAATCTTGATACATGGATCATTGTTGCTTTAAAACATAGCGTTCAACGATTAACTATTGAGATAGAATATAACGAGAATTTAACATTTAGGCCTCCACATCGTCTCTTTAAGTTTTCGTCATTAACTtcgttggtactcgattttaaTGGCTCACAAGTCGTGCTTCCTGACTCAATGTGTTTACCTCGGGTCGAATATTTGGACCTGTGTAATATAAGAATTGATGATGTGAAAATACTTAATAAGCTATTATCAAGCTGCCCGGTTCTTGAAGATCTTATATTAAGAGATATTGTGGCCAGAAATACAGATGGTGTGAGCGTCATCGAGTCTTCTCATCTGCAGTATCTGGAAATAGTTACCTGTAATATGGCTAAGATTTTCAAGCTGTCTACTCCAAGTCTTGAATCATTCATTTGCACCGACTACATGATACAAGAGTATTctctagggaaccttccttctctAGTCACTGTTAGTATTAATATGGTGATTAAAAAAatagaagcagaagaagaaggagacgcTATAGAAGAAAAACTGTATCCTGAGCAtatgatgaaatatttgacaGCAGTTAATAATGTGGAAAAACTAACATTGTTATCTGATGTCTTTCAG TCGAATGTAGCAGAAGATGGTGAAGTGGGATTACTTTCATGCGGATTGTCTCATCTCAAATATATTGAGATCAAAGGGATGAAAGGATGTGATAATGAACTCAAGTTTGTGGGACTTGTATTGAAAGAGGCCGTAGTTTTGGAGGAAATGGATTTATGTTTTAGTAATCCTGAAGGCTCACCAGATGCAACTGAATCACCTGATGAATCGAATCTAATTGAGAAGTATATAAGAAAGCTAAGAGCACTTCCAAATGTTCAGAAGTTTATAGGAAAGCTAAGAGCACTAACAAATGTTTCTTCATGTTCGATTATGCTGATCTTATCATCAGAATGA